A region of the Kaistia geumhonensis genome:
ACGATCACCGTGTCGATCGTGCCGGCGTCGATCGCCGCCTCGAGTTCCTTCAGCGTCATCGTGCCGGTCATGGTCGTTCCTTCGGGTATCGCGGGAGGTGGGTTCATGCCGCCCCGGCCGGTGTGGGAACGGCCGGGGCGGCAATCGGGGCGGCCCCGGGGGGCCGCGCCTTGGCTGGGGGAGCGGTTCTTCCGTCCCCGACGATGGTCAGGCCTCGCCGACGGCCTTTTCGGCGGCCTCGATGGCCGCCTTGCGCCGCGCGATCATGTCGCCGATCGGCGGGCCCTGGAAGCGGCGATTCTCGAACGCGACCCAGATGACCGCCGTCACCACCACGAAGCCGACCGTGATGTAAAGGGCCCACTGGTTCGGCGGCTGGATGCCGATCACGAAAATCAGGATCATCGACACCACCGACAGCACCGCGAACAGCGTGAACAGCCCGCGGCCCATGTTCCAGGGTCCCATTTTCGGCCATTTCGCGGTGCCGTAGGCGAAGAGCCCGAGCACGATCGGAATGACGAAGGAGAAGAACAGGAAGATGACGGTGCAGGACACGACGATCGTATAGACCGGCGTATCGCCGATCGAGACGAGCGAGGAGCCCCAGACGAAGAGGACCGCCAGGATGGCGCCGGTCCAGATCGCGGCGACCGGGGTGCGGAATTTCCGGCTGACGCTCGACAATGCGCCGGAGGCCGGCAGGCCGCCGTCGCGCGAGAAGGCGAAGATCATGCGCGAGACCGAAGTCACCGTCGCGAGGCCGCAGAGGAACTGCGACACGAAGATCGCAAGATAGAGCACATATTTGACCGTCGGGTTCACCTGGGCGTCCATGGCCCAGAAGAAGACGTTCCAGCCCTGCTTCGCCGCATCGTCCATGTTCGGGATCATGAGCACGAACGAGCACAGCATGATGTAGCCGAACACCGCCGACCAGACGACCGACATGACCATGCCGCGCGGCACGGAATGGGCCGCCTTCACCGTCTCCTCGGAGGTGTGCGCCGAGGCGTCGTAGCCGGTGATCGTGTAGATCGGCAGCAGGAGGCCGAGCAGGAACACCCACCATTCCGACACCTGCGGCCAGACATTGCCGCCGGCCTCGCCGGAATAGTTGGCGAAGGTGAAGAGCCGCGCGAAGTCGTAGGAGGGCGCCGAGGCGAGGCAGACGAGCGCCAGCACCACCGCCGTTGCGAAGATGAGATAGCCCGAGAAGTCGGTGAGCCTGGCGGTGAGGCCGATGCCCATGTGGTTGATCAGCGCCTGCAGGCCCGTGAGCACCGCGAGGAAGAGCACGCGGCTGGTGATCGTGTCTTCCCAGCCGAGCAGCGGCCCGAACGCGCCGACGAAGAAGTAGTAGGTGCCGACATTGATGGCGCCGAGCACGGTCACGAGGCCGAGCAGGTTGAACCAGGCCGTCACCCAGCCGGTGAAGCGGTTCCCGAGGATCGAGCCCCAGTGATAGAGGCCGCCGGCAGTCGGATAGGCCGAGGAGATCTGCGCCATCGCGAGCGCGAACACGCCCGAGATGAGGCAGCCGAGCGGCCAGCCGATGCCGATCGCGGCGCCGCCCGCGCCCGATGTCGCCTGTGCGAGCGAATTGATGCCGCCCGAAAGGATGCAGATGATCGAGAAGGAGATCGCGAAGTTCGAGAAGCGGCTCATCCGCCGTTCCAGTTCCTGGGCGTAGCCCATGGAATGGAGGACATGGATGTCCGCCTTCTTGTCGGCCTCCGAATAGGAATCGCGCACGCTCATGCCATGCTCCCGTCGCTGACCCGGGGCGGTCGGCCCTCGCCGGACCACCCGATCGGGCGATGCCCCGTCACTGTTCCCGCGGCGGTTGATCCGCCGTATCCTTTCGGGGCCCGTGGTCTTGCGCCATGTCGGCCCTGCATGCTGGCGAGCGCCGTTTCGCGCCGCTCTCCCTAGTCCTTCGCCGCCGGCAACCCGATGCGCGCCGCCGTCTCCGCCAGCGCAGCCGCCAGACGGTCCGTCCAGCCAGCCACCGCGGCGGTGTCGGCGAGGAGGTCGTTGCGCACCTCGATCATCACATGCGGAATGCCGCGCGCCCGTCCGTGCCGGCGGATCGTGTAGTCGACATTGTCCTTGGCCGAATAAGGCTGGTCGTCGCCGACGACGAGACCGGCTTCCCGTCCGAGCGCCGCCAGCATCGGATCGGCCATCCGGCGGTCGCCGGTCTGGATGATGCCGACATGCCAGGGGCGGGCGATGCCGCGCCAGACGGGCGTGTAGGAGTGGATGGTGACCAGCGCCGTCGGCCGGCCTTCGGCGAGGCGTGCTCCGAACAGCGCGTCGAGCGCGGCGTGGAAAGGCGTCCAGACCGCGGCGATCCGCGCCTCGCGGGCAGGACCGTCGAGCCCGGCATTGCCGGGGATCTCGGTATCCTCCGAGAAGGGGGTGATCGCGTCGGGAAGGGTCGGTTCGCGGTTGCAGTCGATCACGAGGCGCGAATAGGCCTGCAGCACCGCCGCGCCGCCGAAGCGGGCCGCAAGGCCGCGGGTCAGCGCCTCGGCGCCGGGATCGTAGGCGATATGGCGCCGGAAGGCCTCGCGCGGCAGGCCGAGATCGCCGAGCGCGCGCGGCATGCGGTTCGAGGCATGCTCGCAGACGAAGACGAACGGGTCCCGCCGCGCGGCGATATGTTCGACCGGAAGAGGCTCGTCCGTTGCCAGAAGCGGCGCCGGAGTTCCCTCCGCCCCCTTCCGATGCGTTTGACCGATCGCCGATCTCGCCATGCCGTGCCGCCCCCGGCGCCCGAGCGCTGGACTTCGCGGCGCTCTGAACGATACGTTACAGCAGCGTATGAAAGCGTCAATTCTGAAATGATGGCGTCAACTGCCTGCGATTGCGGCAAAGAGGCAGTCCAGGCGAAGAAGGGAGCGGGGCGGGCATGGCGGATGGCGACGCGTCGGTCGGCGAGAGGCTCAGGCGCGATCTCGGCCGCCTGACACCCAACGAGAAGCGCGCGGCGCAGCGGCTCCTGGCCGATTATCCGATGGCGGGGCTCGACAGCGCCGCCCGGCTCGGCGAGTCGGCCGGCGTCAGCGCGCCGACCGTGCTGAGGATGATCGCCAAGATCGGCTATGCGAGCTATGGCAGCTTCCAGGACGATCTCAAGGCCGAGCTGGCGGCGCGGCGGGCGACGCCGCTGACCAAGGGGCTGCGCGGAGCGGCCGATGACCCGCTCGCCGCCTTCGCCCTCGCGGCGATCGACAATCTCCGCGCCACCGCTGCCAACGTGCCGCGCGACGAATTCAACGCGGTGGTCAGGCTGCTGGCCGATCCGGCGCGCACCGCGTTCCTTCTCGGCGGCCGCTTCACGGACGCCATCGCCGACTATATGGCCGCGCATCTGCGCGTTCTGCGGCCCAATTGCCGGCGCATCACCGGCCAGCCCGCCGCCTGGCTCGACCAGTTGCTCGACATCGACCGCCGATCGGTGCTGCTGCTGTTCGATATCCGCCGCTATTCGGCCGATCTCGCCGATTTCGCCGAACGCGCGAACGGGCGCGGCGCGACGGTGGTGCTCGTCACGGACCAGTGGCTGTCGCCGATCTCGCGGGTCGCGCGGCATGTGCTGCCGGCCCATGTCGCGGCGCCGTCGGTCTGGGATTCCGGCGTCGGCCTCATCGCCATCGTCGAGGCGCTGCTTGCCGCCGTCGCCACCGACCGCGGCGACCAGGGCCGCCAGCGCCTCGAGGCCCTCGAAGCCATCCGCAGGGAGCGCGAGTGAGCGGCGATTCTCGCGCTTGACGTGCATTCGGCGTGGTTCTAGCTTGCTACCATTGCGTGTGGGGGCAGGCATGGTCGATCAGGGGGGAGTTGATCCCGCGCGCGGGATTGCGCCGACGAGAGGCGTCGAGAACGCCCGGCTTCGTCCGCCGCACCCGCTGGACGCGGAATGGTGGGTGCACAGCGACGGCGAGGTGCTCGGCCCGTTCACCGGGCATCAGCTGCGCGCGTTCATCGGGGAAGGGCGCATCACCCGATCCACCGATATCGTGAAGGTGGGGTCCGAGACCTGGTCGCTGGCCGGGGACGACCCGGTGATCGGGAGGCTGTTCCCCCGATCCGCACCGGCGATCCCGGCGCGCGAGCCAGTGGCCGTCTCAGGTCCGGTATCCGCCGCGCCGGGAGCGACCGTCGTTCAGGTCACCAACACCATCACGTCGGAAGCGCCGCGGCCGATCCTCGTGGGCATGGGGGAGGCGAAGCCCAAATCCGCGGGAACCGCCTTGCTGCTGTCGATCCTCATCTGCGGTGCCGGCCAGATGTACAATGGCCAGATCGGCAAGGGCATCGGGATGCTGGTCCTTTGCGTGCTGCTCTGGTTCGTCTTCCTGGGCTGGATCATCAATATCTGGTCGTGGATCGACGCCTACCGCACTGCCAAGGCCATGAACGAACGCTATTACCGCCTCCTCGCGGCCGGGGCCGTCATCTGAGGTCCACCATGGCTCGGGACGTCAGCCTGCCCCGCGTCTGCTTTCGCTGCGGTTCGCCGGCTGCGCCGAGGTCGGACTATTGCCCCGCGTGCCTCGTGGCGATGCGACGCCCGGGCCTCCACCACGCCGAACTCAACTGGGAGCGGATCGCCCGTCTTCTCTCGCTCATCCCGATCCTGCTCGGGCCTCCCGTTGCCGCCTTGCTGATCAGCTTTCGACGGATGAAGAGCACCCGCCCCGGTTCGGTCGGCCGCGAGGTCTGGCAGACGACCATCGTCATCGCCGTGGCCAATATCGTCCTCAGCCTTCTCGTCTGGCACGTCGCCGCGGGTCATGCCGAAGCGCTGGCCATCGAAGCCTTTGCGTGGCTCCGCGCGCTCATGGGCGTGGGCGCGCAAACACCCTCCGGCGTGATCGGAGCCTGAAGGGGCTCAGCGCTTTCCCTGCCGGCCGAGATGGGTGTGTCCGAATGCGTCGGGGTATTTGAGGCCGTAGCCCAGCATGCGGTCGAAGCCGATATGACCGGCGAGGATCACGGCCGCCGCCACAGCCATCGGCGCGCTGGCGAGGAGGCCGATCGCGCCGATCAGCGCTGCGGCTGCGTAGGTGTGCACGAGATTGTAGGCGATCGCCCCGGCGCGTGGGCCGGCGAGATACCCGAGCATCGCCAGATCGGGCGTCAAGAAGAAGAGGCCGAAGACCAGCCAGCTGCCGCCCGTCAGATGCCAGGCATAGAGCGCAGCCGCCAGCATCACTGCTCCCTCGATCCGGAGCAGCAGGAGAGGCATGCCGGTGACAGGGGAGGTGGTGCCGGCCCCGGACGTTGAATTTTGCCGCATGATGTCGATTTCTCGCGAATTTTGTTGACGAACATCAATCTGGCGGCGGATGCCTTTCAAAGGAATTGTCTAGAGTTCTTGCTCGGCCATGCGAAAATGTATGGCCTCGCCATCGCTCGATCAGAACCGGATGGCCGGGTCTGACC
Encoded here:
- a CDS encoding N-formylglutamate amidohydrolase, giving the protein MARSAIGQTHRKGAEGTPAPLLATDEPLPVEHIAARRDPFVFVCEHASNRMPRALGDLGLPREAFRRHIAYDPGAEALTRGLAARFGGAAVLQAYSRLVIDCNREPTLPDAITPFSEDTEIPGNAGLDGPAREARIAAVWTPFHAALDALFGARLAEGRPTALVTIHSYTPVWRGIARPWHVGIIQTGDRRMADPMLAALGREAGLVVGDDQPYSAKDNVDYTIRRHGRARGIPHVMIEVRNDLLADTAAVAGWTDRLAAALAETAARIGLPAAKD
- a CDS encoding DUF4339 domain-containing protein, which translates into the protein MVDQGGVDPARGIAPTRGVENARLRPPHPLDAEWWVHSDGEVLGPFTGHQLRAFIGEGRITRSTDIVKVGSETWSLAGDDPVIGRLFPRSAPAIPAREPVAVSGPVSAAPGATVVQVTNTITSEAPRPILVGMGEAKPKSAGTALLLSILICGAGQMYNGQIGKGIGMLVLCVLLWFVFLGWIINIWSWIDAYRTAKAMNERYYRLLAAGAVI
- a CDS encoding DUF4260 domain-containing protein, with amino-acid sequence MRQNSTSGAGTTSPVTGMPLLLLRIEGAVMLAAALYAWHLTGGSWLVFGLFFLTPDLAMLGYLAGPRAGAIAYNLVHTYAAAALIGAIGLLASAPMAVAAAVILAGHIGFDRMLGYGLKYPDAFGHTHLGRQGKR
- a CDS encoding MurR/RpiR family transcriptional regulator is translated as MADGDASVGERLRRDLGRLTPNEKRAAQRLLADYPMAGLDSAARLGESAGVSAPTVLRMIAKIGYASYGSFQDDLKAELAARRATPLTKGLRGAADDPLAAFALAAIDNLRATAANVPRDEFNAVVRLLADPARTAFLLGGRFTDAIADYMAAHLRVLRPNCRRITGQPAAWLDQLLDIDRRSVLLLFDIRRYSADLADFAERANGRGATVVLVTDQWLSPISRVARHVLPAHVAAPSVWDSGVGLIAIVEALLAAVATDRGDQGRQRLEALEAIRRERE
- a CDS encoding amino acid permease; protein product: MSVRDSYSEADKKADIHVLHSMGYAQELERRMSRFSNFAISFSIICILSGGINSLAQATSGAGGAAIGIGWPLGCLISGVFALAMAQISSAYPTAGGLYHWGSILGNRFTGWVTAWFNLLGLVTVLGAINVGTYYFFVGAFGPLLGWEDTITSRVLFLAVLTGLQALINHMGIGLTARLTDFSGYLIFATAVVLALVCLASAPSYDFARLFTFANYSGEAGGNVWPQVSEWWVFLLGLLLPIYTITGYDASAHTSEETVKAAHSVPRGMVMSVVWSAVFGYIMLCSFVLMIPNMDDAAKQGWNVFFWAMDAQVNPTVKYVLYLAIFVSQFLCGLATVTSVSRMIFAFSRDGGLPASGALSSVSRKFRTPVAAIWTGAILAVLFVWGSSLVSIGDTPVYTIVVSCTVIFLFFSFVIPIVLGLFAYGTAKWPKMGPWNMGRGLFTLFAVLSVVSMILIFVIGIQPPNQWALYITVGFVVVTAVIWVAFENRRFQGPPIGDMIARRKAAIEAAEKAVGEA